A single region of the Gracilibacillus caseinilyticus genome encodes:
- the argJ gene encoding bifunctional ornithine acetyltransferase/N-acetylglutamate synthase, with amino-acid sequence MVFTDQQDTFKLLKNGNIASAKGFQAGGLHCGLRKKKIDLGWVYSDVPAQAAGVYTTNVFQAAPLKVTQESIAKENQLQGIIVNSAIANACTGEQGLQDAYDMRKQFAETVGIEEHMAAVASTGLIGELLPMDRLQKGISQINHEEHLGAGKFETAILTTDTKEKGIAIELEIDGQTVTIGGAAKGSGMIHPNMATMLSFVTTDANIASAALHDTLKSITNKSFNMITVDGDTSTNDMVLVLANGKAGNQPLTAQHPQWNDFYQALQFVCEYLAKEIARDGEGATRLVEVQVDGAFTDESATAIAKSIISSNLVKTAIHGADANWGRIITAIGYSGQALDPDKVSVYLGEILVVENGVPAPFNEEQAKEYLLEDEVKIIAKLGDANGKATAWGCDLSYEYVRINASYRT; translated from the coding sequence GTGGTATTTACGGATCAACAAGACACATTTAAGCTATTGAAAAACGGAAATATTGCATCGGCAAAAGGTTTTCAGGCAGGTGGTTTACATTGTGGGCTAAGAAAGAAGAAAATTGATTTAGGATGGGTATATTCCGATGTACCTGCACAGGCAGCTGGCGTTTATACAACCAATGTGTTTCAAGCGGCCCCCTTAAAAGTAACGCAGGAAAGTATCGCTAAGGAAAATCAACTGCAAGGAATCATTGTTAACTCAGCCATTGCCAACGCCTGTACAGGTGAACAAGGGTTGCAGGATGCGTACGATATGCGAAAACAATTTGCAGAAACAGTCGGAATTGAGGAACACATGGCTGCTGTAGCATCTACTGGCTTAATAGGAGAATTATTGCCTATGGATCGTTTGCAAAAAGGCATCAGCCAGATCAATCACGAAGAGCACCTCGGCGCAGGTAAGTTTGAGACAGCGATTTTGACTACTGATACGAAAGAGAAAGGGATCGCGATCGAATTAGAAATCGACGGTCAAACCGTTACAATTGGTGGAGCGGCAAAAGGATCTGGAATGATCCATCCTAATATGGCGACAATGCTTAGTTTTGTGACAACAGATGCGAATATTGCGTCTGCTGCATTACATGACACACTTAAATCCATTACGAATAAATCATTTAACATGATCACAGTAGATGGTGATACAAGTACAAACGATATGGTGTTAGTATTGGCGAATGGTAAGGCTGGAAACCAGCCATTAACAGCTCAGCATCCACAATGGAACGATTTTTATCAGGCATTACAGTTTGTCTGCGAGTATTTAGCAAAAGAAATTGCTAGAGATGGTGAAGGAGCTACTCGCTTGGTAGAGGTGCAGGTAGATGGAGCTTTCACCGATGAGAGTGCAACAGCTATCGCAAAATCAATCATTTCTTCTAATTTGGTGAAGACGGCTATTCATGGTGCGGATGCGAACTGGGGACGGATCATTACTGCGATTGGCTATAGTGGTCAGGCATTAGATCCAGACAAAGTCAGTGTATATCTTGGTGAGATCTTAGTTGTAGAAAATGGAGTACCAGCTCCATTTAATGAAGAGCAAGCAAAGGAATACTTATTAGAGGATGAAGTTAAAATTATCGCCAAATTAGGCGATGCTAATGGAAAAGCAACAGCATGGGGCTGCGATCTTTCCTATGAATATGTAAGAATTAATGCTTCTTATCGTACGTGA
- the argB gene encoding acetylglutamate kinase — translation MKYVVIKCGGSVFEQLPPSFYQDIVTIQKQGEWQPIIVHGGGPLISHLLQQTGVETKFVNGLRVTTNEVLDVVEMALSGSINKGIVRKLSKAKGNAIGISGVDGTLFAAKPVEETDSLGFVGEVTNVNTSLLESFVTQGLIPVVSPLGIDAFGQRYNINADMAASAVAQALGAKLCFISDIPGIFHEVNGEKQVFHQLDEEKIEELIEQKIIHGGMIPKVQSALSALYRNVMEVSIVDGTKEHGFVDFMQGKQIGTRIALTQEVPYV, via the coding sequence ATGAAGTATGTCGTAATTAAATGTGGTGGTAGTGTTTTCGAACAACTGCCTCCTTCTTTTTATCAGGATATTGTCACCATTCAAAAGCAAGGGGAGTGGCAGCCTATTATCGTCCATGGCGGTGGACCGTTGATATCCCACTTATTACAACAAACAGGTGTGGAGACCAAATTTGTCAATGGCTTACGTGTGACGACTAATGAGGTGCTGGATGTCGTTGAAATGGCACTGAGTGGTTCGATTAACAAGGGCATCGTTCGTAAGTTATCGAAAGCAAAAGGGAATGCCATCGGTATAAGTGGCGTGGATGGTACGTTGTTTGCAGCCAAACCAGTCGAGGAAACTGATTCACTTGGTTTTGTTGGCGAAGTAACGAATGTTAATACTAGCTTATTGGAATCGTTTGTTACACAAGGATTGATTCCAGTAGTGTCACCTCTAGGTATTGATGCTTTCGGTCAACGGTATAACATCAATGCTGACATGGCAGCCTCTGCAGTAGCACAGGCGTTAGGAGCAAAATTATGTTTTATTAGTGATATTCCTGGAATATTTCACGAAGTAAATGGGGAAAAACAGGTTTTTCATCAGTTAGACGAAGAAAAAATTGAAGAACTAATTGAACAAAAAATCATTCATGGTGGGATGATACCAAAAGTTCAGTCTGCTTTATCCGCATTGTATCGTAATGTAATGGAAGTATCGATTGTGGACGGAACGAAAGAGCACGGATTTGTTGATTTTATGCAAGGAAAGCAAATCGGTACAAGAATCGCACTAACTCAGGAGGTGCCATATGTCTAA
- a CDS encoding acetylornithine transaminase, which yields MSNQTETLQPVMQTYGRFPITLVEGKGSYVWDDQGTKYLDYTSGIATCNLGHVPEPVEKAVSEQLTKLWHCSNLYHIPSQEKLAKALTDNSCGDQVFFCNSGAEANEAAIKIAKKYGHDVLKQDNPLIITFQNSFHGRTMATLSATGQQKIQDGFAPLTPGFQYLPYNDQEALQQLSALKPAAVLLELVQGEGGVIPVDVDWIKELSAICKENDILLMIDEIQTGIGRTGKLFSYQHYQIEPDVFTIAKGLGSGFAIGAMVAQEHVAKVFTPGTHGSTFGGNPMAATAGLATIKHVTENNVLEKANEVADVIWSKLEELVSKKSQVKSVRGQGLLIGLEVEGNAIDYVNKAREEQQLLIVVAGPSIVRILPPLTTTETEVEHFIKKMEQVFS from the coding sequence ATGTCTAATCAAACTGAAACACTTCAACCAGTCATGCAAACATACGGAAGATTCCCGATCACATTAGTCGAGGGAAAAGGGAGTTATGTATGGGATGACCAAGGAACAAAATATTTAGATTATACGTCTGGTATTGCGACATGTAATTTAGGTCATGTCCCAGAACCAGTTGAAAAAGCTGTGAGCGAACAATTAACTAAGCTCTGGCATTGCTCCAATTTGTATCATATTCCGTCTCAGGAGAAATTAGCCAAAGCATTAACAGACAACAGTTGTGGGGACCAGGTGTTTTTCTGTAACAGTGGGGCGGAAGCAAATGAAGCGGCTATAAAAATTGCGAAAAAATATGGTCACGATGTATTAAAACAAGACAATCCACTTATTATTACGTTCCAGAACTCTTTCCACGGTAGAACAATGGCAACCTTGTCTGCTACAGGTCAGCAAAAAATTCAGGATGGATTTGCTCCATTAACACCAGGCTTTCAATATTTACCTTATAATGACCAAGAGGCATTACAACAATTAAGTGCACTTAAGCCTGCTGCTGTATTGTTAGAGCTTGTACAAGGTGAAGGTGGCGTCATTCCGGTTGATGTTGATTGGATAAAGGAGTTATCAGCCATCTGTAAAGAAAATGATATACTGTTGATGATAGATGAAATTCAAACAGGCATTGGCCGAACAGGGAAGTTATTTTCTTATCAGCATTACCAAATAGAGCCGGATGTGTTCACCATTGCAAAAGGTCTTGGCTCAGGCTTTGCAATTGGAGCTATGGTAGCCCAAGAACATGTAGCAAAAGTATTTACGCCTGGTACACACGGAAGTACTTTTGGTGGTAATCCAATGGCAGCAACTGCTGGTCTTGCTACAATTAAGCATGTAACAGAAAATAATGTCTTAGAGAAAGCGAATGAAGTAGCAGATGTTATTTGGTCTAAGCTTGAAGAATTAGTAAGTAAGAAGTCACAGGTGAAGTCAGTTCGCGGCCAAGGTCTTCTAATTGGCTTAGAGGTGGAAGGAAATGCGATCGACTATGTGAATAAAGCGCGTGAAGAACAGCAATTATTGATCGTAGTAGCCGGTCCATCGATTGTAAGAATTTTACCTCCGTTAACAACGACAGAAACAGAAGTGGAACATTTTATTAAAAAAATGGAGCAGGTTTTTTCGTAG
- the purU gene encoding formyltetrahydrofolate deformylase — translation MKSYIAEKLETFKKNNKNRARLLINCDDQPGIVATVSQFLYDHQANILESNQYSTDPNGGGEFFIRIEFEIEDLKNQVNQLEQDFEEIKDQFQLEATFKYVDQIKKVAIFVSKEPHCLLELLWEWQSGDLMADISLVISNHDTSREFVEPLGIPYYHIPANKDIRKQVEEEQIALLKEHEIDVIVLARYMQILTPHFVETFKNKIINIHHSFLPAFIGAKPYERAYQRGVKLIGATSHYVTNDLDEGPIIEQDISRVDHRDNAEAMKKIGQSVERSVLARAVKWQLDDRIIVYGNKTIVF, via the coding sequence ATGAAAAGCTATATAGCGGAAAAACTGGAAACATTTAAAAAAAATAATAAGAATAGAGCGAGGCTGTTAATTAACTGTGATGATCAACCAGGTATTGTAGCGACGGTATCACAGTTTTTGTATGATCATCAGGCAAACATACTCGAATCCAATCAATACTCTACCGATCCAAATGGTGGTGGCGAGTTTTTTATTCGCATTGAATTTGAAATAGAAGATCTAAAAAATCAAGTTAATCAACTGGAGCAAGACTTTGAGGAAATTAAAGATCAGTTTCAGTTGGAAGCTACGTTTAAATATGTCGATCAAATTAAAAAAGTGGCGATTTTTGTATCGAAAGAGCCGCATTGTCTGTTGGAGCTGTTATGGGAATGGCAGAGTGGCGATCTGATGGCAGACATCAGTCTTGTTATCAGTAATCATGACACTTCTCGTGAGTTTGTGGAGCCATTGGGGATTCCGTATTATCATATACCAGCTAATAAAGATATACGTAAACAGGTAGAAGAAGAACAGATTGCATTGTTAAAGGAGCATGAAATCGATGTAATTGTGCTGGCTCGATATATGCAAATTTTAACACCTCATTTTGTAGAAACATTCAAAAACAAAATCATTAATATTCACCATTCATTTTTACCGGCATTTATTGGAGCGAAACCGTATGAGCGGGCATATCAGCGTGGAGTAAAATTAATTGGGGCTACTTCCCATTATGTAACCAATGATCTTGATGAAGGTCCGATCATTGAACAGGACATCAGTCGTGTCGATCACCGTGACAATGCCGAAGCAATGAAGAAAATCGGTCAATCGGTTGAAAGAAGTGTCTTAGCACGAGCGGTCAAATGGCAATTAGATGACAGAATTATCGTGTACGGCAACAAAACAATCGTATTTTAA